The nucleotide window TTCTCTGGGGCTGATTCCTCTGTGACCGATAATCCGTCCTACTACATCGTGCCCACCTGCCATGAGCGGGTGGGTATCGTTTATCAGGATGCGGATATCCTGCTCATCAACAAGCCGGCGTATCTGCTGAGCGTTCCCGGCAGAGCGCCGGAAAACAAGGATTGCGCCATCACCCGCCTGCAGCAGCAGTTCGAGGATGTTCGCCTGATTCATCGTCTTGATCTGGATACCTCAGGCATCATGGTGTTCGCACTCAGCCGTGAGGGCCAGAGCCGCCTGAGCCGATTGTTTCAGCTGCGCACCGTCAAGAAACGCTACCAGGCAGTAGTCCATGGCATCGTTGCCGAGGATGAAGGAAGCGTTGAACTGCCCCTCATTGCTGATTGGCCAAACAGGCCGCTGCAGAAGGTGTGCCATGAGCATGGCAAACACGCGCTGACCCACTACCAGGTACTGGAGAGGGATGAAGTCCATCATCGCACCCGACTGGCCTTGAGCCCGGTTACTGGCCGCAGCCATCAGTTGCGCATTCATTGCAGAGAGTTGGGGCACCCCATCATCGGCTGTGACATGTACGCACCGCCAGCGGTGGAAGCGCTTAGCCCGCGCCTTCTGCTTCACGCCGAATGGCTGGGCTTCAACCATCCCGTCACCGGCCTGTGGTGCGAATTCAGCTCACCCTGCCCGTTCTAGGCTGGCAAAGAGCCTGCGGTAGCCTCGCTCCGCGAGGGTTCCCCCCAAAAGCGGCGCTCCTACAGGGCAACTCGGGGTAATTCGAGCGGTTTTGAATTTGGGTTTTAGCTATTAACTATTCACTGTTAATTATTAACTGCTCTTTCACTCCCACTCCTCACCGTAGTCGTGCAGCAGCTCATCGCCGGCCTTGATCTTCTTCAACGCCACCACGGTGAGGTCATCATAGTAGGCCACATTGGGTTTCTTGCTGTGATTGATGTACTTGAGGTCACATTGCACCTGGTACTTTTCTTCTCCGTGATCATCAATCCACAGCACATGGGGACCTTCCTCTTTGGTACGGCGGGCCTTGCAGAGGCCCAGCTCGGTCCCCTTTGCGATGGGTTGTGCAGCAAACAGACCACGACCATGCAGTTTGCTTTCTCGCACATCCACCAGGTCATCACGTAGGTATGGCTTGGACATAGTGTTCCGTATTCCTGTCAGTTGTCGCTCTGGCATTTTGCCAGAGAATGTCACAGTCTTCAGGGAATCACTTTTTTATGACAGGGATACGTTTGTGAATCTGATGCATACGGGCAAAGACCTGCTGCGCATGAACGAGTTGGCCGCCATTCTTTTTCGTTACGGTTTTGCTGATGTGATTCGCCGGTTAGGACTGGCAACACCGATAGAACAAGCCGGCAAGCTGGTCCGAAGTCCAGTCAAAAGCGATATGCTGCGAATGGGTACGGCAGAACGACTGCGTCACTCCATGGAAGAAATGGGCCCCACCTTCGTCAAGCTTGGCCAGGTGTTGGCCACCCGGGTCGATCTGTTTCCAATGGACTGGATCAGTGAATTTGAAAAGCTCCAGGATCAGGCCTCCCCTATTCCCTTTGCCGATCTATCTCCCATAGTAGAAGCCGCGCTCGGCAAACCTATCGATAATCTCTTTGCCCGAATTGACCCTGAGCCTGTTGGTGTCGCCTCCATCGGCCAGGTACACAGTGCCCTGACCCGCCGTGGCCAGAAGGTGGTGATCAAGATCCAGAAGCCAGGTATCCGGGACAAAATTGAATCCGACCTGCGGTTGTTGGATCAACTGGCCAAAATTGCCTCGGATAACTCAGTCGAGCTACGTCGCTACCGGCCAGTAGAACTGGTGAGAGAGTTTCGCCGTTCTCTGTTGCGTGAGCTGGATTTCACCATTGAGGCCCGTAATGCAGACCGCATCCGCAAGAATATGCGTTCCCTTAAATGGTTGACGATACCCCGGGTGCATTGGGACCTGTCCTCACCAACTGTTCAGGTTCAGGACCTGATTCAGGGGATTCCCGCCCGTGCGGTTGAACAGATAGAGCAGGCCGGCCTGGATCGTGAACTGGTTGCGCGCAGAGGCGCGCTGGCAGCCTGGAAAATGGTCCTGGAAGACGGCTTCTTCCATGCTGACCCACACCCCGGAAACTTCATCATCCTGTCAGGCAACCGCATTGCCATGCTGGATTTCGGCATGGTGGGGAAGCTGAGCCACAACCGCCGTGAGCAGATCTTGCAGTTGACCCGATCGGTGGTTCTACGCGAGGCAGAACAGTGCGCAGGCGTACTTGCCAACTGGTCGGATGGCCAACCGATCAAATTCGATCAGCTGGTGTCAGATGTTGAAGACGTCATCAGTCAATATCACGGCGTGTCCCTGGCTCAGTTGGACATTACTGCGCTACTCGCCGATGTCACCGCCATGGTGCGCAACCATAATCTGGTACTGCCCAGCGATATCGCCTTGCTGATCAAGGCCATCATCACTCTTGAGGGCTTCGGTCGGTTGCTGAATCCGGATTTCGACTTGATGACTGAGGCCGAGCCACTACTGAAGAGGGTAATTCGAACCCGCTACTCGCCAGTCAGGCTGGCAAAGAGCCTGAGTTTGAGAGCGCTGGATGTGGTCGACAAGGTGTATGCGCCGCCATCTGTACCGGGCCAGGGGCCCCATCAGGACAGCGGCATAGACCCTCGTCACCTGGAAAGGCTGGTGACACGGCTGGAACGAGGCCAGTATCGTCAAGTTCAGGCACTGATAGTACTTGCAGGCTTTATCGGCGGCAGTATCCTGTTGGCGGGCAAGGTGGCACCGGCGCCATGGGGAATCTCTGTGCTGGGGTTACTGGTATTTTTGGGCAGTGCTGGCTGGGCCAGCTGGCTGATGTTTGTTTCCCGGCGTTTCCTGAGGGAATGGGAGTAGTTAAATGAATCTACACGGAAAAATCCTGATCACTGTATTGGCGGGCTCACTGGCTGCCTGCGCCACGTCTCCTCTGGGGCGCAACCAGTTCCTGCTGATGCCGGAAGATCAGATGAATGAAATGGGCGCCACAGCCTACCAACAGATCAAGCAGGAAACGCCGGTCAGCAAGGACCAGAGCCAGACCGCCTACATCCGTTGCGTGGCCAATGCCATTACCTCAACCCTGCCAGACAAGCAGTCCTGGGAGGTGAACCTGTTCGAAGATAATTCTGCCAATGCCTTTGCTCTGCCGGGCGGCAAGATTGGCGTGAACACCGGCTTGCTGAAAGTCGCCAAGAACCAGTCACAGCTGGCCACCGTTATCGGCCATGAAATTGGCCATGTGCAGGCCCATCACTCCAATGAGCGCATGTCGCTGGAATACGCCACCCAGAATGGCCTGGGCCTGATCGGCGCCATCGCCGGGCAGGATACGGCCGTCAAACAGGGTATTTTCGCCGCCATGGGACTTGGCGCGCAGTATGGTGTGGCCCTGCCCTTCAGCCGCAAGCATGAAGCGGAAGCCGATATTGTTGGCCTGCAGTTGATGGCCAAAGCCGGTTTCGACCCGCGTGAAAGCGTCAACCTGTGGGTCAACATGGCTGCAGCCAATGGCGGCGAGCCACCGGAGTTCATGTCCACCCACCCCTCCAACGAGACCCGCATACAAGGGCTGCAGTCTCGTCTGCCGGAAGTGATGCCGCTTTATAACCAAGCCAAGGCGGCTGGCCGGAATCCGAGCTGCGGTTAAAAAGTCGCAGGCTTCAAGCTACAACGCGGGAAGCGCCAAGCAAGGCTGAACCCGCTTATAGCCAAGAACAAAAAAACCGCGCCTGTGAGGGCGCGGTTTTTTTAGCCTGTAACTCGTGGCCGGATCTTAGTTGTAGTATGCGTTATCCGTTACCGTGTGATCGGTCTTGTCACGCACGCCAGTCAGTTCCGGAATACGTTCTTTCAGCGTCTTTTCCACACCATCGCGCAGGGTGACATCCACCACGGAGCAACCCTGACAGCCACCACCAAACTCCAGCACTGCAACCATATCTTCGGTTAACTCAAGCAGCTGCACGCTGCCACCATGGGCCGCCAGGTTCGGGTTGATTTCGGCATACAGCACATAGTTGATCTTCTCTTCCACAGAAGCATCTTCACTGATGTCCGGCACGCGGGATTTCGGAGCGCGGAAAGTCAGCTGGCCTCCCATGCTGTCTTTTTTGTAATCGATGACCGCATCTTCCAGGTAACGCACACTCTTGCCTTCGATCCAGGCGTAAAACCCTTCGAAATCAAGGCGCACATCGCCCTCTTCCTGCTCACCCTCCGGACAGTAGGCCATGCAGCACTCGGCATGGGGGGTGCCAGGACGCTCCACAAAGATGCGAACCGCGATGTCTTCCTGGTCCTGTTTGCTGAGCAAGTCGCGCAGGTATTCCTGGGCGGGCTCAGTAATCTTGATCAACTGCTCTGACATTACGCTTCCTGATCCGGGTGAGTGACCGCAGGCAAGCATTGATGCCAGCGGAACTATCCCGACTATTTTAGTCAGGTACTCGGCAGTTGCAAATGATCAAAGGTCAGTTTTACTTCAGGGTATAAGTCCGCGACACGGAAGCGTAGAATATGCCCCACTTCGAACCGGCATTAGGTAGCAGCGGCGGGATAGCGATGACAGAGCAAAACGACCAAGACAAACAGGACAAACCCACCCTGATCCAGACTATTCACAGTATTCTGGCGGCGCTGATTGGCGTACAGAGCGGGAAGAACCGCGAGCGCGATTTCACCAAGGGTGATGCCGGCAATTATCTTGGCGTCTATGTGATTCTGGTCATTGGTCTGGTCATCGGCATGGTGATCACCGTTAACCTGGTTCTGGACGCTGCAGCCAAGTAATTTCCCGCCATTTTTAAGCGCCCTCTGTTATAGAGATATGCCAAGATATTTCTTTTCACTATAAGGGGGCTTTGCTAGAGTGCCGCACTAGCCCCCTGCGCGCGGCGCTTACTTATTGAATTCTCAAGCATTAAGGACGGTATACGGTCCCATGTACGTTTATCAGGAGCACGATCAGCGATTGCTGGAAGAACGGGTGGCACAGTATCGTGACCAAACCCGCCGTTATCTGGCCGGCGAACTTAGCGAAGACGAGTTTCTCGCCCTGCGCCTGCAAAACGGCCTTTACGTTCAACGTTATGCGCCAATGATGCGCATCGCGGTTCCCTATGGGCTGCTGTCCAGTGCCCAGCTACGTCGGCTGGCACATATCACCCGTACCTACGACAAGGGCTTTTGCCACGTAAGTACCCGGCAGAACATTCAGCTCAATTGGCCCGCGCTTGAAGACGTACCTGACATTCTCGCCGAGCTGGCCGAAGTTCAGATGCATGGCATTCAGACCAGTGGTAACTGTATCCGTAATACCACCACGGACGAACTGGCTGGCGTGAACCCTAAAGAGATCGAGGATCCTCGCCCCTGGTGCGAGATTATTCGCCAGTGGTCGACCTTCAACCCTGAATTTGCCTACCTTCCGCGCAAATTCAAGATTGCGGTTAATGCCGTGCAGGATGAAGATCCGGCCATTATCGGGGTACACGATATCGGCGTTAAGGTAGTCCACAATGATGCCGGTGAAACCGGCTTCGAAGTCTGGGCCGGCGGCGGTCTCGGCCGTACCCCCATGACCGGAGCGGTCATTGGCGAATTCGTGCCTTGGCAACACTTGCTCTCCTATCTGGAATCCGTGCTGCGTGTGTATAACAAGTACGGTAACCGGGACAACAAGTACAAGGCGCGCATCAAGATTCTGGTCAAGGCTCTGGGCGCGGACAAATATCGGGAACTGGTTGAGCAAGAGTTCGC belongs to Alcanivorax sediminis and includes:
- a CDS encoding RluA family pseudouridine synthase — encoded protein: MSSTFSGADSSVTDNPSYYIVPTCHERVGIVYQDADILLINKPAYLLSVPGRAPENKDCAITRLQQQFEDVRLIHRLDLDTSGIMVFALSREGQSRLSRLFQLRTVKKRYQAVVHGIVAEDEGSVELPLIADWPNRPLQKVCHEHGKHALTHYQVLERDEVHHRTRLALSPVTGRSHQLRIHCRELGHPIIGCDMYAPPAVEALSPRLLLHAEWLGFNHPVTGLWCEFSSPCPF
- a CDS encoding SET domain-containing protein codes for the protein MSKPYLRDDLVDVRESKLHGRGLFAAQPIAKGTELGLCKARRTKEEGPHVLWIDDHGEEKYQVQCDLKYINHSKKPNVAYYDDLTVVALKKIKAGDELLHDYGEEWE
- a CDS encoding ABC1 kinase family protein, encoding MHTGKDLLRMNELAAILFRYGFADVIRRLGLATPIEQAGKLVRSPVKSDMLRMGTAERLRHSMEEMGPTFVKLGQVLATRVDLFPMDWISEFEKLQDQASPIPFADLSPIVEAALGKPIDNLFARIDPEPVGVASIGQVHSALTRRGQKVVIKIQKPGIRDKIESDLRLLDQLAKIASDNSVELRRYRPVELVREFRRSLLRELDFTIEARNADRIRKNMRSLKWLTIPRVHWDLSSPTVQVQDLIQGIPARAVEQIEQAGLDRELVARRGALAAWKMVLEDGFFHADPHPGNFIILSGNRIAMLDFGMVGKLSHNRREQILQLTRSVVLREAEQCAGVLANWSDGQPIKFDQLVSDVEDVISQYHGVSLAQLDITALLADVTAMVRNHNLVLPSDIALLIKAIITLEGFGRLLNPDFDLMTEAEPLLKRVIRTRYSPVRLAKSLSLRALDVVDKVYAPPSVPGQGPHQDSGIDPRHLERLVTRLERGQYRQVQALIVLAGFIGGSILLAGKVAPAPWGISVLGLLVFLGSAGWASWLMFVSRRFLREWE
- a CDS encoding M48 family metallopeptidase, coding for MNLHGKILITVLAGSLAACATSPLGRNQFLLMPEDQMNEMGATAYQQIKQETPVSKDQSQTAYIRCVANAITSTLPDKQSWEVNLFEDNSANAFALPGGKIGVNTGLLKVAKNQSQLATVIGHEIGHVQAHHSNERMSLEYATQNGLGLIGAIAGQDTAVKQGIFAAMGLGAQYGVALPFSRKHEAEADIVGLQLMAKAGFDPRESVNLWVNMAAANGGEPPEFMSTHPSNETRIQGLQSRLPEVMPLYNQAKAAGRNPSCG
- the nfuA gene encoding Fe-S biogenesis protein NfuA; the encoded protein is MSEQLIKITEPAQEYLRDLLSKQDQEDIAVRIFVERPGTPHAECCMAYCPEGEQEEGDVRLDFEGFYAWIEGKSVRYLEDAVIDYKKDSMGGQLTFRAPKSRVPDISEDASVEEKINYVLYAEINPNLAAHGGSVQLLELTEDMVAVLEFGGGCQGCSVVDVTLRDGVEKTLKERIPELTGVRDKTDHTVTDNAYYN
- a CDS encoding DUF2970 domain-containing protein, coding for MTEQNDQDKQDKPTLIQTIHSILAALIGVQSGKNRERDFTKGDAGNYLGVYVILVIGLVIGMVITVNLVLDAAAK